A stretch of the Helicoverpa armigera isolate CAAS_96S chromosome 5, ASM3070526v1, whole genome shotgun sequence genome encodes the following:
- the LOC110384664 gene encoding 1-acyl-sn-glycerol-3-phosphate acyltransferase alpha, which translates to MWYKIFIFTIVCVLTYILKKLHDTGPNRVKFYFNFFLFYFLSSMLAAVIWPYFLLSPRNVRNAKIAVRLLKHITKLYDLKWHLRDGKILAEDRGAVIISNHQSSLDILGMFNIWEVVDKLAAIAKKELFYVWPFGLSAYLAGVVYIDRRNAKGAYKQLKVTSEVMVKNKTKIWLFPEGTRNKDYTKLQSFKKGAFNIAVAAQVPIIPVVFSPYYFINKEKYIFNKGHVIIQCLEPVPTVGLTMEDVPDLIDRVHHKMSVAYQEISKEVFSSLPSDYPVTLKG; encoded by the exons atgtggtacaaaatatttatattcacaaTAGTATGTGTGCTCACGTATATACTGAAGAAGTTACATGATACTGGACCAAACAGagtcaagttttattttaatttcttcttattttatttcttgtcgTCGATGTTAGCGGCTGTTATTTGGCCCTACTTTCTGCTGAGCCCCAGAAATGTGAGGAATGCCAa AATAGCAGTGAGACTACTGAAGCATATAACCAAGCTATATGACTTGAAATGGCATCTTCGAGACGGGAAGATTTTAGCCGAAGACCGCGGAGCAGTCATCATTTCAAATCATCAGAGCTCTCTTGAtatattag GAATGTTCAATATATGGGAAGTAGTGGAcaaattggcagcgatcgcgaaGAAAGAGTTGTTCTACGTTTGGCCGTTTGGTCTTTCCGCGTACCTGGCTGGAGTCGTGTACATAGACCGACGTAACGCGAAAGGAGCCtacaaacaattgaaagtcACCTCGGAGGTCATGGTAAAAAACAAG aCGAAGATTTGGCTGTTCCCTGAAGGAACAAGAAACAAAGATTACACAAAGCTACAGTCTTTCAAGAAAGGCGCATTCAACATCGCGGTTGCCGCTCAAGTGCCGATCATACCTGTTGTGTTCTCACCCTACTATTTCATAAATAaggagaaatatattttcaataaag GTCACGTTATAATTCAGTGCCTAGAACCCGTGCCCACCGTTGGTCTCACAATGGAAGACGTACCGGATCTCATCGACAGGGTCCACCATAAAATGAGCGTAGCGTACCAGGAGATATCCAAAGAAGTATTCAGCTCGCTACCATCAGACTACCCCGTTACTCTCAAAGGGTAA
- the LOC110369655 gene encoding 1-acyl-sn-glycerol-3-phosphate acyltransferase alpha — protein sequence MWDKIIYMIVIIVVTYILKQLFSETPNFVKFKSKFLVFYIWTSVTAVILLPFFVFNPKNVKNSLFGSQIVKHVTKVIEVKWLLRNGKVLAEDRGAVVVSNHQSSIDILGMFNIWHVADKVAAIARKEIFYVWPFGLAAYLAGVVFIDRNNSKDAYKQLKITSEVMIKNKTKIWLFPEGTRNKDFTKLLPFKKGAFNIAVAAQVPIIPVVFSPYYFINRKKYIFNKGHAVIQCLEPVPTVGLTMEDVPALINKVRNTMDAAYKELSKEVLSALPPNYPLATD from the exons ATGTGGGACAAAATCATTTACATGATAGTGATAATCGTAGTAACGTACATcttgaaacaattattttctgaaaCACCGAATTTCGtgaaatttaaatcaaaattcctCGTCTTTTACATCTGGACTTCTGTAACCGCGGTGATATTGTTGCCGTTTTTTGTGTTCAATCCGAAAAACGTAAAGAATTCcct atttGGATCTCAAATAGTAAAACATGTAACCAAAGTAATAGAAGTGAAGTGGCTATTGAGAAATGGAAAAGTATTAGCTGAAGACCGCGGAGCTGTGGTAGTGTCTAACCACCAATCATCAATTGACATTCTAG GAATGTTCAACATTTGGCATGTGGCAGACAAAGTAGCTGCTATAGCGaggaaagaaatattttatgtgtggCCGTTCGGCCTGGCTGCGTACCTAGCAGGAGTTGTGTTTATTGACAGAAATAACTCTAAAGATGCTTACAAGCAGCTGAAAATTACTTCAGAAGTCATGATTAAAAATAAG ACGAAGATTTGGCTGTTCCCTGAGGGAACAAGAAACAAAGATTTCACGAAACTGCTGCCATTTAAGAAGGGTGCATTCAACATCGCGGTTGCTGCCCAAGTGCCAATCATCCCTGTTGTGTTCTCACcctattatttcattaatagaaagaaatacatttttaataaag GGCATGCAGTGATACAGTGCTTAGAGCCGGTCCCAACAGTTGGACTGACCATGGAAGATGTACCAGCGTTAATAAACAAAGTACGCAACACTATGGATGCGGCATACAAGGAACTATCAAAAGAAGTGCTGAGCGCCTTGCCACCGAACTACCCTCTCGCCACGGATTGA
- the LOC110369739 gene encoding 1-acyl-sn-glycerol-3-phosphate acyltransferase alpha has protein sequence MLPKIFIALTVILGLIRFRSVFIKKLVILKYHLKLSSYYVFLTLTSTLVLPLLLFRPKHYMNGIITSSVMRQITKLYGVKWHIRNGEILAEDRGAVIISNHQSILDIAGMNFAWQVIWKLVLIAKKEVLYTGPLGIVTYLCGSLFIDRKKPNEAYKVLESAKQLMQQNKTKIWIFPEGTRNTKWDGKLLPFKKGAFNVAVSAQVPIIPLVYSPYYFIDKDKYIFNRGHMILQCLEPVPTEGLTLDDVPALADRMYQLMSRTFEQLSKEVQSAPECQ, from the exons ATGTTACCCAAGATTTTTATAGCACTCACCGTCATCCTTGGCCTTATTCGGTTTAGAAGTGTGTTTATTAAGAAGttggttattttaaaatatcatttaaaactgTCATCATACTATGTGTTTCTTACTTTAACTTCGACGTTAGTTCTGCCGTTATTACTCTTTCGGCCGAAGCATTACATGAATGGGAT AATAACATCGAGCGTTATGAGACAAATCACAAAACTCTACGGAGTGAAATGGCATATCCGCAATGGAGAAATACTGGCCGAGGATCGAGGAGCTGTCATTATAAGCAATCATCAGTCAATTCTAGACATAGCAG GAATGAACTTCGCATGGCAAGTGATATGGAAACTGGTATTGATTGCAAAAAAGGAAGTTCTATACACAGGTCCCTTAGGCATCGTCACATATCTCTGTGGATCCTTATTCATCGATAGAAAGAAACCGAATGAAGCTTACAAAGTCCTAGAGTCCGCAAAACAGCTTATGCAGCAAAATAAG ACCAAGATATGGATATTCCCCGAAGGCACGAGGAACACGAAATGGGACGGGAAGTTATTACCCTTCAAGAAAGGTGCTTTCAATGTAGCAGTATCTGCGCAGGTCCCGATCATTCCTCTTGTATATTCACCCTACTATTTCATTGACAaggataaatatattttcaatagag GTCACATGATACTACAGTGCTTGGAACCGGTGCCTACTGAAGGATTAACTTTGGACGATGTCCCAGCCCTCGCCGACCGCATGTACCAGCTCATGTCTCGCACCTTCGAACAGCTGTCCAAGGAAGTCCAATCAGCCCCGGAATGCCAGTGA